A window of the Gossypium arboreum isolate Shixiya-1 chromosome 2, ASM2569848v2, whole genome shotgun sequence genome harbors these coding sequences:
- the LOC108466491 gene encoding peroxidase 13-like has product MQKGSTQIALILASLIISNIVVLVVSQGQLRVGFYSKSCPNAESIIRKVVRKAVADNPRNAAILLRLHFHDCFVQGCDGSILIRNDEDGELKAQGNLGVVGFDIIDSAKARLENLCPGIVSCADIVSLAARDAVSLVNGPFYDVPTGRRDGRVSKMSLAKNLPDVDDSINVLKSKFKEKGLSDKDLVLLSGGSHTIGATACFFMQKRLYNFTPGGGSDPAINPGFLPQLKDKCPFNGDVNVRIPLDWSTQNVFDVKILRNIREGNAVIASDARLYDDRMTRQIVDSYITSSAASFNQDFAEAMVKMGNIGAKTGSEGEIRRACNAVN; this is encoded by the exons ATGCAGAAAGGCAGTACTCAAATTGCCCTGATTTTGGCTTCACTTATTATCTCAAATATTGTAGTTTTAGTTGTTTCACAAGGCCAACTAAGAGTTGGTTTCTACTCCAAATCCTGCCCAAATGCAGAGTCTATAATCCGCAAGGTTGTTCGGAAAGCAGTGGCTGACAATCCTAGGAATGCTGCAATCTTGCTAAGGCTTCATTTTCACGACTGCTTTGTTCAA GGATGTGATGGGTCGATACTGATAAGAAATGATGAGGATGGTGAACTCAAAGCACAAGGAAACTTGGGAGTAGTTGGTTTTGACATCATAGACAGCGCCAAAGCCCGGTTGGAAAATCTTTGCCCTGGAATTGTTTCTTGCGCTGATATCGTTTCTTTGGCTGCAAGAGATGCTGTTTCCTTG GTCAATGGGCCATTTTACGATGTTCCAACTGGGCGCAGAGATGGACGGGTCTCCAAGATGTCTCTGGCTAAGAATTTGCCTGATGTTGATGATTCAATCAATGTTCTGAAATCAAAGTTCAAGGAAAAGGGTCTCTCTGATAAGGATCTTGTTCTTCTAAGCGGtg GTTCACATACAATTGGTGCGACGGCCTGCTTTTTCATGCAAAAAAGGCTGTACAACTTCACCCCAGGGGGAGGTTCAGATCCAGCAATCAACCCTGGGTTCCTGCCCCAGCTCAAAGATAAGTGTCCTTTCAATGGAGATGTGAATGTCCGAATACCTCTTGATTGGTCGACTCAAAACGTATTCGATGTTAAAATTTTGCGCAACATTAGAGAGGGGAATGCAGTGATAGCATCGGATGCTAGGCTTTACGATGACAGGATGACGAGGCAAATAGTGGATTCTTATATAACCTCTTCTGCTGCTTCTTTCAATCAGGATTTCGCTGAAGCAATGGTGAAGATGGGAAATATTGGGGCCAAAACAGGGTCGGAAGGAGAGATTCGGCGGGCTTGTAATGCTGTTAATTGA